The stretch of DNA ctgcctctctgtctacttgtgatctctctctgtcaaataaataaataaaatctttaaaaaaaaaaaaaaacacattggtGAGGTGGTGAAGAAGCCTTGGGCACCAGCGGCAGGAACAGAAAATGGTATAGATGCTGTGCAAAACGGTACAGAGGGCCTCAAAATTTAAACATAGAATCACCATATGAATCACCCTTTCTACTTCTAGGAATATCCCCAAAAGAATTGAGTCTGTAGTAGCTCTGTCACAATGAGCAAAGTGTGGGAGCCGCCCAAGCGGTGGCTGGTGGATGGACGGGAAACTACACAGCATATGTGCACGGTGGAATGTTCTTCTGCCATAAGGAGGAAGGAGGTTCTGACCTAGGCTcgaacacagatgaaccttgaggacattatgctgagtgaaagacaCCAGCCACAGAAGCACAAATAACGTGTAATTCCACATATGGGGGGGTGCCCAGAGCGGTCAGAAAGTTGAATTGTGGGTgcatggggctgggggaggggagaatgggagcTGTTTTATAGGTGTAGTTTCAGATTCCCAAGGGTTCTGGGGATGGACGGCAGTGAAAGCAGAGAGAACATACTTCATGCCACAAACGGGacgcttaaaaatggttaacatgGTAAATTTTGTTACTCTTTaaacacccccacacacacccacacacataggCCATGTCTCCTGGAACCTCCAAGTGTGACCTTATTTGCAGCTGTAATTCTTAAGGATCTTGAGAAGAATTCACCCCGGATGTAGGGCTGTCTGATATCCACTGGCAGGTGTCCTTACATGGGagaggacacagagacacaggggAGGACATGTGACAAGAGCGGAGGAGACCGGAGCGATGAGTCTACAAGCCAAGGATGGCTGAGGGCTGCCAGCAGCCACCAAACACCAGAAGAATGGCATAGGACAGACTCTccttcagagcctccagaaggatcCAACCCTgtggacaccttgatttcagaccccCTACCCCCGAACTGAGCGACCATACATTTTGTGGTCCTTTGCTCCGGCAACCCTGAGAAACTCACCCAGGGTaccccatccctgccctccccttgcTGGGCCAAGGGCTTTGGGTCACACACTCAGCTGGGGCATCCCACCACACACCAAGGACCACGAGAGAGTGGAGACTTCAAGCAAATGCTCCCTTTAATCTCTGgtcccccagagccctggccgGTGGGCTGAGTGCCCCCAGAGCAGGGCTGGCGGCCAGACCCTGGGGCCTTCCTGCGGCACCAGGTGGCTTTTTGAAAATGAAGCCTGGAGTGGTGGTGGCAGCGGACCCCAGCCCAGGAAGGTCCTGGCCCACGAGGGCCATTTGTGGTCCCCGCCGTGGAGTCCCTTGGGGCCAGCTACAACGTGGAATGCTTCTCAAAGGGCACCGTCAGGAGTCCAGCCGCTGCCTCGTCCAGGAACCAGCAAAGtttcccagtgtggggctgcACCAACGCGGCGGGGAGCGGGTTCTCCTCCTTGTCCTCCAAAATGCGCTGCATAGAAAGGGCAGGAGCATGAGGCACCCCCCAGCACCCACATAGCCCCTCAGAGCTCCCAGTTCCCTGCATGGACAAGACTGTCCTACTCTCAAGAGGGGATGTCGCCCTTCCAGCTGTCTTAGCCTCAGTCGGTCCCTGCATTTTCTATCATCTGTGACTACAGGACACGGGGGTTGGCACACCTGCCCTGCACAGACCGGGGTCACAATTGCATTCTGCAGATCACACCCTGTCTGTCACGAGTGCGCAGCTCTGCTCTCACACGGCGAAAGCAGCAGCAGATGACACATGAACAAACAGGCAGAGCCTGTTCCCATGAAGCTTCATTCATGGACACTGCAATCCAGATTCCACGGAATTTTCATGGGTCAGAGaatattctgctttttctttcttttcccatccgctttaaaatcctgaaaaacagtctgaggggtttgaagtggcgggggggtgggaggttggggtaccaggtggtgggtattatagagggcacagcttgcatggagcactgggtgtggtgaaaaaataatgaatactgtttttctgaaaataaataaattggaaaaaataaataaataaataaataaataaataaaatccttcttaggggtacctgggtggctcagtgggttaagcctctgccttcagcttaggtcatgatctcagggtcctgggatcgagccccgcatcgggctctctgctcagcgggaagcctgcttcccccactctctctctgcctgcctctttgactacagagaggcaaataaataaataaaatctttaaaaaagaaatccttcttAGCTGGCGGGATGTGGGTCCATGGACCATGGCATGCTGATCACCCCACGTGACCTCGCAATTAGTGGAAATCATAAACGCTGCTTTCTGATAGCTGGGCCTGCCCCATTCACTCTGTGAGGTCACCTCTATGCccagccccattttacaggtgggaagCTGAGGCTTGGGGGGCCTCAGGTGAGTGTACTCTGAGCTAAAACTGCCTGGACTGACCCTCAGGAGGTCCATAGGGAGGAGCCCTCCCAACCCACCCTACAGAAGGGAAAGTTGAGGCTTGGGGTGGAGGTGTGAAGTGGCTGCCCAAGGCCATGCTGGGCATCATGGGCAGGGATCCTGGTCTGCTGGATTCTTTATAGTCGGCACCCTTAACCCTAACACCAAGCCAGCCCATGAGGACATCTGGGCTCAACTGTTTGGGAGGATGAATtgttatttgttaaatttttttttttaagattatttatttatttatttgacagtagagatcacaagtaggcagagaggcaggcagagacaggaagggaagcaggctccccacagagcagaaagcccgatgcggagctcgatcccaggaccctgggatcatgacctgagccgaaggcagaggcttaacccactgagccacccaggcgcccctatttgttaattttttaaaaatatttccagttttggggtgcctgggtggctcagtgggttacaccgctgccttcagctcaggtcatgaactcagggtcctgggatcgagtcctgcatcgggctctctgctcagcggggagcctgcttcctcctctctctctgcctgcctctctgcctacttgtgatccctctctgtcaaataaataaataaaaccttaaaaaatatacatatatatatatatatatatttccagttTCTCCCATAGTTGGTCTTTCAATGATGGcaattacaatatattttttattatttagtttacTTTTAATAgcttatatattctatatttccctaaaatattatgtttaactgtctctctttttttcttattcctcctACATAATTTTCCTCCCTGATTAGTTTTGCCAAGGGTTTATCTTTGGGATCTATTACTAAGCTTTTAAGAATACTAATcaattcattaatttctttttttttaagattttttttctcttttttagagagagagagagagagaccatgaggagGGTTAGGTAAGAAGCaaagggacagtgagagagactcCAAAGAGGGCACAGGCAggcgtggggctcaatctcatgactatGTGATCACCaccccagctgaaaccaagagtcagacgcttaacccagaGTCACCCTCCCCTTAACCAATTCATTAATTTCTGATTATAATGTCAGGTATTCCTTCCACTGACTTTTTCTAGACTTACGTTATTGTTCATTTCAAGTCTAAAGTGGTCAATttgtttaacaattttttttaagatttttttttttaacaactgagccacccaggcacccaagactttatttttaagtaacctctacatccaatgtggagCTCTGAACTTACACCTCCAAGCtcaagactcacatgctctaccgactgagctagccaggtacccctatttaatactttttttaaaactgcCTTTTCAAAGCTATGAATTTGCCTCTGAATGCAGATTTGGCCTCACCTCATCAATATGCTTTAATAATTGTTTATTCCTAACTAGCCTATAATTATAGCTTCCACCTCCCCTTCAGCCCAAGAATTATTCAAGTACCTTGGCACCTGGTGCTTTCAGTACTATGGTATCTGGGGCCATATTCCATCCTTGGGCCCACACACCTTTGATCTTCTTGGGAATAGGGCCCTTGGCCATTACCTTCAGGACAGCTGCCTTGCCTTCTCCAGTAGCCACGAAGATGACGGTTCGAGCTGCGTTCAGCACAGGAAGTGTGAGGGTCACACGCTGTGGTGGTGGCTTTGGGGAGTCACTAATGGGGGCTACAATCTTCTCCCGCTCCTGGGGGAGGAAGGCCGGGATGGAGACAGAAGGTCAAGGTCACTTCAGCTTCATGAGCACTCACACACACCCGGGATGGTCTGTTGGATCATTCCAACCCCTCCTACTGATCCTGTAGTACTTGATTTAAATCCTCATTTTAAGATGGGTGAACTGAGGCTCAAAAGGGTTAAGCCCAGCCAACTGGCAGATGCTAACTAAACCCCGCTGTGGGTACCTCCTGGCGCCCAAAAGTGGCCCTCCCTCTGGAAGCCCCAGTCAGCAGAGGCCCATGTGGGCACACTCACCTGCAGGAGGGGGTGGTCTGGGAAGAGCGAACAGGTGTGGCCATCAGGACCTACCCCAAGAATTAGCAGATCAAACACTGGAATGGAGTCCCCTTGGAAGGCCTAGATGGGGGAGAAAACAGTCCTGTGAGGTTGTGGGGGGTACTCGAAGGCCACAAAGAGACAGTGATCAGAAAAAGAATCCCAAGTGGTTTTAACAGGGAGCAACACTCAGTCTCACCTGCATGAAAGGGTCTCTAGGAGGTTCCACGTTTCACCCATTTGATTGGCCAAGAGTCTGGAGACACAACTGTCCCCCAGATGTGAGAGCCCAAGCCCACTTCCAGAGGTCAGAAGCTGGGCCACCCTGAGAgacccaaaggtggggctgtggCCTCTCAGAAAAGGGAACTTCCTGGCATCTGACCAGGGTGGGGCGGGATTTGCCAACCACCCCTGGGGGCAGTTTTTGCTGGTGACAATCATGCAGCACCACCTGCTGGAccactcccccaccacctccctgggTGCCAAGTAGGCCTCCCTGGGCCCaagtagggggtggggggcatgggacGACCAGAAGGTCGACCACAACTCACCTGTCTCAGCTTCTTGGCATAGTCTTCCGCTGCCTCCTCCACAGGCAGCTGGGGGTTAATGGTGATCACCTGGCTGTCAGGAATGGGCAGCCTGGAGAGCAAGTGGGTCTGCAGCAGACAGAGGAAAAAAGTCACCCAACAGCAACACTCAGCTCCCAGAGGCACAAGATTTGCATGGGTGACCGAAAGGTCCCTGGGACAGACCCATCATCGCACCCACCTTCTGTGTGTGCTGGGATCCTGGCGGCACTCCGCCAGGAGTGTTTCAAGTCCAGCATGTTTGGGGGCCTCTGGCCCCAGCCAGCACCTGTGTGGCTGTACCACAGTCCTGTTTCAAAGCCCCCAGAGTCCCTTACACCTCAGGATAAAACCCAGCCCCTCTCTGCCCTGCACAAGGCTTTGCAGACCCTGCGACCCCAACCCACACATAAGCCACTGCCCTTGCCTGGGAGACTCCTATGCGTCCTTCAGAGCACCTCCTCTGAGCACCCACCCCTGCCTGTGCCTCCCCTACACCACATGTGACAGTGGTAAGCACTGACTTCTCTTCGGCTGCCACTACAGGGTGTCCTCGGCCAGCATATAGCCCATGCCCCGGCCTCGGAAAGGtggatttaatttctttggaAGCACCTGGAATCAGGCCCCCTGCAAGATGGAGGGCTCTAGCCTTTTCCCTCATCTCCCCAGATTTGATCTGCTCCAGGAGGGACAACTGTGACCCCCACGTTGGTGCCTCCCTTCACACAGGATCTTGGAATCCTGTGCCAGGGAGAAAATGCCAAGCTGAGCCACAGTGGAAAAGCAGGAAGCCACAAAAAATATTGTATGAGAAGGGGCAAGGGACAGGGACTTGGAGTACACATACCAGACCACATAGGGCTGCCTGCCCTGAACACTGGCCCGAGGAGTAAGAGCTCTCTCTGTATTAAGGGTAATGGGGAGCCAAGGAAGGTCTGTGAGCCAAGGAGGGCAAGGGTCAGATCTGTTGTTGGCAAGACCTCTCTGCTTTGTCCAAGGTTCCCATCGACACACACCCTTAGGGATTACACTGA from Neovison vison isolate M4711 chromosome 6, ASM_NN_V1, whole genome shotgun sequence encodes:
- the PGLS gene encoding 6-phosphogluconolactonase, yielding MAAPAPDLISVFSSPQELGASLAQLVAQRAACCLAGARARFALGLSGGSLVSMLARELPAAAAPAGPASLARWTVGFCDERLVPFEHAESTYGLYRTHLLSRLPIPDSQVITINPQLPVEEAAEDYAKKLRQAFQGDSIPVFDLLILGVGPDGHTCSLFPDHPLLQEREKIVAPISDSPKPPPQRVTLTLPVLNAARTVIFVATGEGKAAVLKRILEDKEENPLPAALVQPHTGKLCWFLDEAAAGLLTVPFEKHSTL